The Methanobacterium bryantii DNA segment AAAAAGTTAAATAGATATGTTTATATATGCATGTCGCATATTCAATTATAACAAATACGTGGGTGATGATCATGCCAGTGATAATTGATACAGAAAAGTGTGGTAAGATTCAAAACTGTCCCGGAGAAGGACTATGCATAAAAATCTGCGAACAAAATGCAATAGAAGAAAGAGAAGGAGATGTATTCCTGATACCTGAAAAATGCGATGATTGTGACTTATGTATTCAAAGCTGTCCAAATAAAGCGATATCTAAGGATGGATAAAGATGAGAATAGAAAGAAACGGCGACCAGGTACGTTGTCTGGATTATAATAGTGAAAACTGTATAGGCTGTGGGATATGCGTAGATATCTGCCCAACTAATTCCTTAAAGTTAGGCCCAGTTCTACCTATAGCCAGAGGACTGCTAAAAATGGATTATGTTTCAGTAAATGAAGACACATGTGCTTTATGCGGGTTATGTGCATCTGCATGTGCATTTAAGGCCATGAAATGCAGCATAAACGGCGAAGATATGGCCAAAATGGAAGTGTATCCAAAATGGTCCCATGAAACAGCAGTTAATGATGATGCCTGCGTATACTGCCGTAAGTGTGAAACCGTCTGTCCAAGAGATGCAATAACAGTTACAAGAACACTCCCTAAAAGAGCAGACCTTGTAATTGGAGAAATTGAAATCAACGAAGATGAATGCATAAACTGCGGCGTATGTGAAGAAATGTGCCCTGCAGAAGCTATTAAAATCAAAGAAACAGGCAAAAATTCATACAGCATCTCAGTTGACGAAGATAAATGTGTATACTGCCTTGTATGTAAACGTGCATGTCCTGAAAATGCAATAAAGGCAGCATGCAGATTATGTTCCTATGGAGAGTACGAGCTCGACCCTGAAAAGTATTCAGTTACAGGTAAATTAATTTTAGATGAAGAAGACTGTATTAAATGCGGGTGGTGCGAGGATATCTGTCCAAAAGAAGCAGTAACTGTTATAAAACCATTTGAAGGAGAAATATCAACCGGAAACACTGAATGTAAAGGTGACTCCTGCCATGCATGTCAGGATGTTTGCCCGTGTAATGCTATAACAGTTGTGGACGGGAAAGCCCAGGTGAACCCTGATCACTGTATACTCTGCGGTGTCTGCACTAACGTGTGCCCTCAACAGAATATAGTTATAAAACGAAACAACATGAACCTCGGAAACGTGCGTTCAAAGTCATGGGATAAAATATTATCAAACCTGACAGAATAGACAAAAAATTAATTTTACAGGATATATTGCGGCCATAATATATCCTCCTCCCTTTTTTTAATAGTTCATATTTTTAACAAAAGTTTGATTCATTTCGATACGTTTATATAAGCTTGTCGATTAAAGAAACATTGTCACATACAGTTTATTGGTTTTAGAAGTAAATTGCCATAGAAAGCCATAATTAGGGAAATAATTCATAAATTCCCTAATTTAAATCATAATCATTAA contains these protein-coding regions:
- a CDS encoding 4Fe-4S binding protein, with the protein product MPVIIDTEKCGKIQNCPGEGLCIKICEQNAIEEREGDVFLIPEKCDDCDLCIQSCPNKAISKDG
- the fwdF gene encoding tungsten-dependent formylmethanofuran dehydrogenase subunit FwdF produces the protein MRIERNGDQVRCLDYNSENCIGCGICVDICPTNSLKLGPVLPIARGLLKMDYVSVNEDTCALCGLCASACAFKAMKCSINGEDMAKMEVYPKWSHETAVNDDACVYCRKCETVCPRDAITVTRTLPKRADLVIGEIEINEDECINCGVCEEMCPAEAIKIKETGKNSYSISVDEDKCVYCLVCKRACPENAIKAACRLCSYGEYELDPEKYSVTGKLILDEEDCIKCGWCEDICPKEAVTVIKPFEGEISTGNTECKGDSCHACQDVCPCNAITVVDGKAQVNPDHCILCGVCTNVCPQQNIVIKRNNMNLGNVRSKSWDKILSNLTE